A single window of Pontibacillus chungwhensis DNA harbors:
- a CDS encoding AAA family ATPase, with translation MRDLNLHYLMDAYNDLHNEMGIAFVDRDLEAIHYNFLRLYRLANKLEDYHLKAINQGNMDFRITFYRQLAEWKSKLAHYYNDTGDYRAAEREWFSILSFPYLKAEYYIQYAHSVLQNNDLFIHKNIEDNMNMINEFNVHEVLFGLKRAKFSLKAAANAEESTNEEAITNFLNWLNLLEKNINDSPDLLNAELKQRDKVTLEKSLQELHSLIGLPFVKSKMQEICDWVEFNRLRKEEGFKAEMISLHMIFSGNPGTGKTTVARLVAKIYQALNVLNKGHLVEASRRDLVAEYVGQTAPKTMKKIKEAEGGVLFIDEAYSLVRSQGNDFGIEAIDTLVKAMEDQRHNLIVILAGYPEEMENFIRSNPGLRSRFKYNIHFHDYSIQELLQIHDHLLQEREYKIEKENWDLVQEILTVKVSQSTEGHGNGRMVRNLIEEEVLIKASETVQDYRNGEECTLDTIDRSILLKLLQEQKGVTYDSGSNSLLQKMGD, from the coding sequence TTGAGAGACTTAAATCTTCACTACCTAATGGATGCTTATAATGACCTTCATAATGAAATGGGCATTGCATTTGTTGATAGAGACTTAGAAGCCATTCACTACAACTTTCTTCGTTTATACCGGTTAGCTAATAAATTGGAAGACTACCATTTGAAAGCTATAAACCAGGGAAATATGGATTTTCGTATTACTTTTTATAGGCAGCTAGCTGAATGGAAGTCAAAACTTGCACACTATTACAATGATACAGGCGATTATAGAGCGGCAGAGCGTGAATGGTTCTCCATATTGTCTTTTCCTTACTTAAAAGCGGAATATTACATACAGTATGCTCATTCTGTACTTCAGAATAATGATTTATTTATACATAAGAACATAGAGGACAACATGAACATGATTAACGAGTTCAATGTACATGAAGTGTTGTTTGGTTTAAAAAGGGCAAAATTTTCTCTTAAAGCTGCAGCTAATGCAGAAGAGTCTACAAATGAAGAAGCGATAACTAACTTCCTAAATTGGTTGAATTTGCTTGAGAAGAATATAAACGACTCACCTGATCTATTGAATGCGGAGTTGAAGCAGAGGGATAAGGTAACGCTCGAAAAGTCATTACAAGAATTACATTCCTTGATAGGATTGCCATTCGTTAAAAGTAAAATGCAAGAAATATGTGATTGGGTGGAATTTAATAGGTTAAGGAAAGAAGAAGGTTTTAAAGCTGAGATGATTTCGCTACATATGATATTTAGCGGTAATCCTGGTACTGGGAAGACCACTGTTGCTAGGTTAGTAGCTAAAATATATCAAGCTCTTAATGTTTTAAATAAAGGGCACTTAGTAGAAGCAAGTAGAAGAGATCTAGTTGCAGAATACGTAGGTCAGACCGCTCCTAAGACGATGAAGAAGATAAAAGAAGCTGAAGGAGGGGTTCTTTTTATTGATGAAGCTTATTCTTTGGTGCGTTCTCAAGGAAATGACTTCGGAATTGAAGCGATTGACACTCTGGTTAAAGCAATGGAAGACCAGCGTCATAATTTAATTGTTATTCTTGCTGGGTATCCGGAAGAAATGGAAAACTTTATACGATCTAACCCCGGCTTACGTTCTAGGTTTAAATACAATATTCATTTCCATGACTATAGTATACAAGAACTCTTGCAAATTCATGACCACCTTCTTCAAGAACGAGAGTACAAAATTGAAAAAGAGAATTGGGATCTGGTTCAAGAGATCCTTACGGTGAAGGTTAGCCAAAGTACAGAGGGGCATGGGAATGGGAGAATGGTTCGTAATTTAATTGAAGAAGAAGTTCTGATTAAAGCTTCTGAAACAGTGCAAGATTATAGAAATGGTGAGGAATGTACCTTAGATACAATAGATCGATCAATCTTACTGAAACTATTACAAGAACAAAAAGGGGTTACTTATGATTCTGGATCGAACTCTCTGCTTCAGAAAATGGGTGATTAG
- a CDS encoding J domain-containing protein, whose product MSIKGIGDGTISTHYERLKIKENATQKEIKQAYFTLIRQVSNEVNQEEFQLVRESYEVLSDLDKKAHYDQFLLYGNDIEHLNELGERLYMEGDYEEAIRQLKKILLIIPGAENPRHLIARAYHRLGDYPNTSKHLNKLIDVYFNNSVYFIEAAYVYLKDAKVLEAKGILVKGLTHHSENLEYLMEYCDLMMEMQEYHQAFTLLFEKVGTFSEVQKSLVYGKLIEVSVKSRNKKSLEQVLRQFWYEAQKSSSREFEDRSLQTANKLFDKGDYEAAYHLTQSLGSFLPNHAGLNQLKNDAAAFYEFDSMVNHTKIIPALKRYFMYYLFSHELDEHEAHKQKDEVFDGLELSYRYEPREMEKSIKIIKIKYPTLALEREKLLNQFLNLCYNSIQTHTQYEQLKRDSRVIEPIFRLVALYLSNVEQSERTFYFNEILDALSEETIRDVEYSVLIVKRDYISLYELNTQFFDQLLNG is encoded by the coding sequence GTGTCGATAAAAGGGATAGGGGATGGTACTATTAGCACTCATTATGAACGACTAAAGATAAAAGAAAACGCTACACAAAAAGAAATTAAACAAGCTTACTTTACATTAATACGTCAGGTTTCTAACGAGGTAAACCAAGAAGAATTTCAATTAGTTAGAGAGTCTTATGAAGTGCTTTCAGATCTAGATAAGAAAGCTCATTATGATCAATTTTTGTTATATGGGAATGATATAGAGCATCTTAATGAGCTTGGAGAACGTCTTTATATGGAGGGGGATTATGAAGAGGCAATAAGACAATTAAAAAAAATACTATTAATTATCCCAGGGGCTGAAAATCCTAGACACTTAATTGCAAGGGCCTATCACAGACTAGGGGATTACCCGAATACCTCCAAACACCTTAATAAGCTGATAGATGTCTATTTCAATAACTCCGTCTATTTCATCGAAGCGGCTTATGTCTACTTAAAGGACGCCAAAGTATTGGAAGCAAAGGGCATTCTCGTGAAAGGGCTCACCCATCACTCTGAAAACTTAGAGTATTTGATGGAATACTGTGATCTCATGATGGAAATGCAAGAATATCACCAAGCGTTCACCTTGTTGTTCGAGAAGGTGGGTACGTTTTCAGAAGTTCAGAAATCATTGGTATATGGAAAGTTAATAGAGGTGAGCGTGAAAAGCAGGAATAAGAAAAGTTTAGAACAAGTGCTTAGGCAGTTTTGGTACGAAGCCCAAAAATCATCTTCTAGAGAGTTTGAAGACCGTAGTCTTCAGACAGCCAATAAATTGTTTGATAAAGGTGACTATGAAGCAGCCTATCATCTAACTCAGTCATTGGGGAGTTTTTTGCCTAATCATGCAGGACTTAATCAATTGAAGAATGATGCTGCGGCATTTTATGAATTCGATTCCATGGTAAACCACACTAAGATCATTCCTGCTCTAAAACGATATTTCATGTATTATTTGTTTTCTCATGAACTGGATGAGCATGAGGCCCATAAGCAGAAAGATGAAGTATTTGATGGTTTAGAACTTTCGTACAGATATGAACCAAGGGAAATGGAAAAGTCTATAAAGATTATTAAAATTAAGTACCCTACCTTAGCACTTGAAAGAGAAAAACTGCTCAACCAGTTTTTAAACTTATGTTATAACTCCATTCAGACTCATACCCAGTATGAGCAGTTAAAAAGAGATTCAAGGGTAATAGAACCGATTTTCCGTCTTGTTGCTCTGTATTTGTCGAATGTGGAACAATCTGAAAGAACCTTTTATTTTAATGAGATTCTTGACGCGTTATCAGAGGAAACGATCAGGGATGTCGAGTATTCAGTATTAATTGTTAAGAGAGATTACATATCATTATATGAGTTGAATACACAATTTTTCGATCAATTGTTGAATGGATAA
- a CDS encoding GNAT family N-acetyltransferase produces MGGNKVYRKVTNVEYNSQFNELWRQTCEEGGAKYLDKQDDATRYIITHRKEIVGTIEFLPRNPEKHSLVEGYFDFVNNELVPCEKEGVFEIGKFTVKKGYRGRGISEDLLLIVADHAREYNVKWYFAALNEKLYKRFTERFNLELIQVGSSISISSGVIVPVIYNVGEVLQNSKKLNWYISLIKAKKILLKNQ; encoded by the coding sequence ATGGGAGGGAATAAGGTGTATAGAAAGGTAACTAATGTTGAATATAATAGCCAGTTTAATGAGTTATGGCGACAGACGTGTGAAGAAGGCGGGGCTAAATATTTAGACAAACAAGATGATGCAACACGATACATAATAACTCACAGAAAAGAAATAGTGGGCACGATAGAATTTCTGCCTAGAAATCCTGAGAAACACTCTCTTGTGGAAGGGTACTTTGACTTTGTAAACAACGAATTAGTACCTTGTGAAAAAGAAGGAGTATTTGAAATTGGGAAGTTTACAGTAAAAAAAGGATATCGAGGGAGAGGTATTTCCGAAGATCTATTGCTGATAGTAGCTGATCACGCTAGAGAATATAATGTTAAATGGTATTTTGCGGCTTTAAATGAGAAGTTGTATAAAAGATTCACAGAAAGGTTTAATTTAGAGCTGATTCAAGTAGGGAGTAGTATATCTATATCTAGTGGAGTTATAGTTCCCGTAATATACAATGTTGGGGAAGTATTACAAAACTCTAAAAAGCTCAATTGGTATATAAGCCTTATTAAAGCTAAAAAAATATTGCTGAAGAACCAGTGA
- a CDS encoding HNH endonuclease — MGLFRKAGKGIGTIGGGVVGGATKIAGKAVGKKWSRTGEWIEDVGDQVQVSTKTALDNAGQFVDGAVQSTYGLVKKDEYYKQQGFYDLKDSSGRTIKGVGSALKYTVVNVGETYKGIRSGDWVQSAEGLKNVGKVVAVSSLAIGVVDIVDGPDAVIADELDTRNDGLMGTEHPETGVPFAQHEIELSNGEIVEGTFPVFESEFSAMINEDLYLASDDVHFTVANDTLLQGLQESPGLANQLNLDQLDLQALAQGETPEGYTWHHHEQPGVLQLVDEEVHEQTGHTGGRSIWGGGSEYR, encoded by the coding sequence ATGGGGTTATTTCGTAAAGCAGGCAAAGGAATAGGAACAATCGGTGGCGGTGTAGTAGGCGGAGCCACTAAAATAGCGGGAAAAGCAGTAGGAAAGAAATGGAGCAGAACGGGGGAATGGATTGAAGATGTAGGAGATCAAGTCCAAGTTTCTACTAAGACGGCTTTAGATAACGCTGGACAGTTTGTAGACGGGGCTGTCCAAAGTACATATGGTTTAGTTAAAAAAGATGAATATTACAAACAACAAGGATTCTACGATCTTAAAGACTCCTCTGGTCGTACGATTAAAGGAGTAGGTTCAGCTTTAAAATACACAGTCGTTAACGTTGGAGAAACCTATAAAGGAATACGTAGTGGAGATTGGGTTCAATCGGCTGAAGGTCTGAAAAATGTAGGGAAAGTTGTGGCCGTCTCAAGCCTGGCAATAGGAGTTGTGGATATAGTAGATGGTCCTGATGCGGTTATAGCTGATGAATTAGATACTAGAAATGATGGACTTATGGGAACAGAGCATCCGGAGACAGGAGTTCCTTTTGCACAACATGAGATTGAACTGTCGAATGGAGAGATAGTAGAAGGAACTTTTCCTGTCTTTGAATCAGAATTTAGCGCAATGATTAACGAAGATCTTTACCTTGCGAGTGATGACGTGCACTTTACTGTAGCCAATGATACCTTACTACAAGGTTTACAAGAAAGCCCTGGTTTAGCGAACCAATTAAATTTGGACCAGTTGGATCTTCAAGCTCTGGCACAAGGTGAAACTCCCGAAGGCTATACATGGCATCACCATGAGCAGCCTGGCGTGCTTCAGTTAGTGGATGAAGAAGTTCATGAACAGACGGGCCATACGGGCGGCAGATCGATATGGGGAGGGGGAAGTGAGTATCGTTAG
- a CDS encoding Hsp70 family protein — translation MAMIGIDLGTTNSAMAFLKNGQPEIITNSNGGRTTPSVFQIDAKGEIKVGPIAKKEYPSFPKETVLEVKRSMGEDKTLSVGDKEYRPEEVSAHILKYLKSSAEEQLGEPVNEAVVTVPAYFSDSQRKATQKAGELAGLKVERIINEPTSAAIAYGLDHMDKDQNILIYDLGGGTFDVSLVEIFSGVVEIKATAGDNHLGGMDFDQLIFDWIIDEVKKEEGVDLLAIGDEQVKARIKAEAENVKIALSSQSTVAINLPFIAIHNNAPISINLEMSRAKFEKMVKPLVTKTIEKVDQVLNDSSFGMANIDEVLLIGGSTRIPLVVEMVSEKFGKKPKKDINPDEAVALGAAVQGGIKSGEISSESGLMVIDSCPFALGTEVVREIGGQFVSGYFDPIIPKNSTVPITKSKTYYTVRDNQTEVQISVYQGENEDQYTSQNNLLSDDIVLSGIPPRPAGEEMIEVQFSYDINGNVQVEGTILSTGKKVEDIVRTQTGVMSDQSVAESKAKLSSEWKQSDMYEEVRHVINRAEKVVDEVEADEQKRIEDLLYKLKQALKENNVTLVKRYEEELTDMLIELV, via the coding sequence ATGGCGATGATCGGTATTGACTTAGGAACAACAAATTCAGCGATGGCTTTTTTGAAGAATGGGCAGCCAGAAATTATTACAAATAGCAATGGAGGACGAACTACTCCTTCAGTTTTTCAAATTGATGCAAAAGGTGAAATTAAAGTAGGGCCTATAGCAAAGAAAGAGTACCCGAGTTTTCCTAAAGAAACGGTTTTAGAAGTTAAACGTTCAATGGGCGAAGATAAAACGTTGAGTGTTGGTGATAAGGAATATCGTCCTGAAGAAGTTTCGGCTCACATACTTAAGTATTTGAAGTCTTCTGCTGAGGAACAACTTGGCGAACCGGTAAATGAAGCAGTGGTTACAGTTCCAGCGTATTTCTCAGATTCTCAACGTAAAGCAACCCAAAAAGCTGGAGAGTTGGCAGGGCTGAAAGTTGAGCGTATCATAAATGAGCCTACTTCAGCAGCGATTGCCTATGGACTAGACCATATGGACAAGGACCAAAACATCCTTATTTATGACTTAGGCGGAGGTACTTTCGATGTTTCTCTTGTTGAAATCTTTTCAGGGGTAGTGGAAATAAAAGCAACGGCTGGGGATAATCATTTAGGTGGGATGGACTTTGATCAGCTGATATTTGATTGGATTATCGATGAAGTGAAAAAGGAAGAAGGCGTTGATCTTCTGGCGATTGGTGATGAGCAGGTAAAAGCTAGAATTAAAGCAGAAGCAGAAAATGTGAAGATTGCATTATCGAGTCAATCTACAGTGGCAATCAACCTTCCTTTTATTGCTATACATAACAACGCTCCTATTTCAATTAATCTGGAAATGAGTCGAGCTAAGTTCGAAAAGATGGTCAAGCCATTGGTAACAAAGACGATTGAAAAAGTGGACCAAGTGCTCAATGATTCCTCTTTCGGTATGGCTAATATCGATGAGGTGCTTTTAATAGGGGGTTCCACACGCATTCCGTTAGTAGTTGAAATGGTTTCCGAAAAGTTTGGTAAGAAACCTAAGAAAGATATCAATCCTGATGAAGCAGTGGCTCTTGGCGCTGCCGTTCAAGGTGGCATAAAATCTGGTGAAATCTCGAGTGAGAGTGGACTTATGGTCATTGATTCTTGCCCATTTGCACTAGGAACAGAAGTGGTGAGAGAAATTGGCGGGCAATTTGTTTCAGGATATTTCGATCCGATTATTCCGAAGAATAGTACAGTACCAATTACTAAAAGTAAAACGTACTATACGGTTCGTGATAACCAAACTGAAGTCCAGATTTCCGTTTATCAAGGAGAAAATGAGGATCAATACACAAGCCAAAACAATTTGCTTTCTGATGACATCGTTTTATCGGGTATTCCCCCACGTCCTGCTGGAGAAGAGATGATTGAGGTTCAGTTCTCTTATGATATTAACGGAAATGTGCAAGTAGAAGGAACAATCTTAAGTACCGGTAAAAAAGTAGAAGATATTGTTCGCACTCAAACAGGCGTTATGTCTGACCAAAGCGTCGCAGAATCTAAAGCTAAACTTTCAAGTGAATGGAAACAATCAGATATGTACGAAGAAGTTCGACATGTAATCAATCGAGCTGAAAAAGTTGTTGATGAGGTAGAAGCTGATGAACAAAAACGAATAGAAGACCTTTTATATAAACTGAAACAAGCTTTGAAAGAAAATAATGTAACTCTTGTAAAGAGGTATGAAGAAGAACTAACTGACATGCTTATTGAGCTAGTGTAA
- a CDS encoding tetratricopeptide repeat protein codes for MDKHVNQYNEAIHLLKEERYLEAETLLAPLHAQYPNEPSIRWSLGLAYALMGYPQKSVELWKGIPLRNEYPIERMEEEIRKNESTYNEAIQAYNDGLIYLKQKDPDKANLLFQRVLSIGEKIILPFPVYKAAVLHLLHSDRYVEAESVIENLPPHCVEDPQLHTLREVVNTAKVNKKSDYATKKESKSPFYKGKRTLYVLGLASCLALGFYTTTLFSGDVVANEDKRLQEKIEVLNEENQLLMEQNTTLEVEKGELKSSIKNLKVTDSSKNAKNQADQSVKEVINQAGMNVKDIYDKASIKLYRKGLSNYQHGDYASAITELKESYSLSQDRYYSDDALYHLIVAMDSTNIEVMEYINEFLESNNTSFIESPYRDDLILLKAKNMLVAEKERSAEKVLEELVMNYKGEWTAGRAEELLADLREGDS; via the coding sequence ATGGACAAACATGTGAATCAATATAATGAAGCTATTCATTTGCTGAAAGAGGAAAGATATCTAGAAGCTGAGACCTTGTTGGCTCCTCTTCATGCTCAATATCCTAATGAACCTTCTATTAGATGGTCATTAGGATTAGCATATGCTTTAATGGGATATCCCCAAAAGTCTGTAGAGTTATGGAAAGGTATTCCTCTTCGCAATGAATATCCGATTGAAAGAATGGAAGAAGAAATAAGAAAAAATGAAAGTACCTATAATGAAGCAATACAAGCTTATAACGATGGATTGATCTATCTGAAGCAAAAGGATCCTGATAAAGCTAATTTGTTATTTCAAAGAGTACTTTCCATTGGGGAGAAAATCATTCTCCCCTTTCCAGTATATAAAGCGGCCGTTCTTCATCTGCTGCATAGTGATAGATATGTTGAAGCCGAAAGTGTAATAGAAAATTTACCACCTCATTGTGTGGAAGATCCTCAACTCCATACCTTACGTGAAGTGGTGAATACGGCAAAAGTGAACAAGAAATCCGATTATGCAACTAAGAAAGAATCAAAATCACCATTTTACAAGGGTAAAAGAACCCTCTATGTCCTTGGTTTAGCATCTTGTCTCGCCCTTGGTTTTTACACCACTACCCTCTTCTCGGGAGATGTGGTTGCAAATGAAGATAAGCGATTGCAAGAAAAAATTGAAGTTTTAAATGAAGAAAATCAATTGCTAATGGAACAAAATACAACCCTCGAAGTTGAAAAAGGGGAACTGAAAAGCTCGATTAAAAATTTAAAAGTAACGGATTCGTCTAAAAATGCTAAAAATCAAGCTGACCAATCGGTTAAAGAGGTAATAAATCAAGCAGGAATGAATGTGAAAGACATATACGATAAAGCTAGTATAAAACTTTATCGGAAAGGGTTAAGTAACTATCAACATGGGGACTATGCTTCTGCAATTACAGAATTAAAAGAAAGTTATAGCCTCTCCCAGGACAGATATTATTCAGATGATGCTCTATACCATCTCATCGTTGCTATGGATTCAACTAATATAGAGGTTATGGAGTATATCAATGAATTCCTTGAATCAAACAACACTTCTTTTATTGAGTCTCCATATCGTGATGATCTTATACTTCTTAAGGCGAAAAATATGCTAGTGGCAGAAAAAGAACGCTCTGCTGAAAAGGTTTTGGAAGAGTTGGTTATGAATTATAAAGGCGAGTGGACAGCAGGAAGAGCGGAAGAATTACTAGCAGATCTAAGAGAAGGTGATTCATAG
- the grpE gene encoding nucleotide exchange factor GrpE, with the protein MKKIELLVDFGNEQKKAKGSRNPYSFFVGYTKRLFNWNLVLAYESFNRNMSDLLESLKVEVGNEVYYPQWNNQMEKLQKSMEDGFEDLIQRSGDEENMEEYKQIIEEEILNLEPLDSLDTTSDGLVEQTEIATYIQEIKGEVKKGNRVSMKLIQELQDSILDLAKQSSKEDQTFVENEQIQWKEKTEGFINLVIEGYDAIDLIYRSAENSGLTQWQQHIEGARGKYLNQMNELGVEEITVLGLLIDGEKMISLGTVPPDQYPEVDKYHVAEVLQAGFIYKETGDVLREAKVKTVYY; encoded by the coding sequence ATGAAAAAGATAGAGTTATTGGTGGATTTTGGTAATGAGCAAAAAAAGGCTAAAGGAAGTAGGAATCCCTATAGTTTCTTTGTTGGCTACACGAAAAGGTTGTTTAATTGGAATCTAGTGCTAGCGTATGAAAGTTTTAATAGAAATATGAGTGATTTACTGGAGAGTTTAAAAGTCGAGGTAGGTAATGAAGTGTATTATCCTCAATGGAATAATCAAATGGAAAAACTTCAAAAATCTATGGAAGATGGATTTGAAGATTTGATTCAAAGGTCGGGTGATGAAGAGAATATGGAAGAATATAAACAAATTATAGAGGAAGAAATTTTGAATTTGGAGCCTTTGGATTCTTTGGACACCACGAGTGATGGCTTGGTAGAACAAACTGAAATCGCGACTTACATTCAAGAGATTAAAGGTGAAGTGAAAAAAGGAAATAGAGTATCCATGAAGCTAATACAAGAACTGCAAGATAGCATTCTGGATCTTGCGAAACAATCTTCTAAAGAAGACCAAACATTTGTTGAAAATGAACAAATTCAATGGAAGGAAAAAACAGAGGGGTTTATAAATCTTGTTATAGAAGGTTACGATGCTATAGATCTGATTTATCGCTCTGCAGAGAATTCGGGTTTAACTCAGTGGCAACAACATATTGAAGGTGCTCGGGGAAAATATCTCAACCAAATGAATGAACTTGGGGTTGAGGAAATTACTGTACTCGGTCTATTAATAGATGGGGAAAAGATGATCAGTCTTGGGACTGTTCCCCCTGATCAGTACCCTGAAGTGGATAAGTATCATGTTGCCGAGGTACTTCAAGCAGGCTTTATTTATAAAGAAACAGGTGACGTGTTAAGAGAAGCTAAAGTTAAAACAGTTTATTATTAA
- a CDS encoding CBS domain-containing protein, giving the protein MNEVNIEKRKNVERFEVAFNQIHTKLKELSHNEPNHNFMNLLHKIRERHTTIRYHFQELKQYAKLRNALVHEKVREGFYIAEPHLDVITKLENINRALHQPPYATAIASKNVLYFEEESQVKDVLRAIKRYGFSQVPVYVGREFKGLLTEGGLLRWFTEHMTDEYVPVGEVTVNEVLYVEDHHNVAFIAKDKTIYDVEDLFGEYFDRNEKLEAILITETGSRNEKPLGIITTWDLVQIDRTAVTLMG; this is encoded by the coding sequence ATGAACGAAGTAAATATTGAAAAAAGGAAAAATGTTGAGCGCTTTGAAGTGGCATTCAACCAGATACATACTAAGTTAAAAGAACTTAGCCATAATGAGCCAAATCATAACTTTATGAATTTGTTGCATAAAATAAGAGAACGACACACCACTATTCGCTATCACTTCCAAGAACTAAAGCAATATGCCAAGTTACGCAATGCATTAGTCCATGAGAAGGTGAGAGAAGGATTTTATATAGCTGAGCCTCATTTAGATGTAATTACCAAGCTAGAGAATATTAATAGAGCTTTACATCAACCTCCATATGCAACAGCGATTGCTTCTAAGAATGTATTGTATTTTGAAGAAGAATCTCAGGTCAAAGATGTGCTAAGAGCTATTAAAAGATATGGGTTCTCACAAGTCCCTGTTTATGTTGGCCGAGAATTTAAAGGTTTATTAACCGAAGGTGGTCTACTTCGATGGTTTACAGAACATATGACAGATGAATATGTTCCAGTAGGAGAAGTGACTGTAAATGAAGTCTTGTATGTAGAAGACCATCACAATGTTGCATTCATAGCAAAGGATAAGACTATTTATGATGTAGAAGATCTTTTCGGAGAATATTTTGATCGGAATGAAAAGCTAGAGGCTATTCTAATTACAGAAACAGGATCCAGGAATGAGAAGCCTCTTGGGATTATTACTACTTGGGATTTAGTTCAAATTGATCGTACTGCGGTTACATTGATGGGGTAG
- a CDS encoding J domain-containing protein, translating into MAQDYYDILEVSKDATQDDIKRAYIKGLRKYSNETHPEEFKLIREAYEVLYNADKREKYDQRSQQDTYYEDQMEIVLNYMEHSNFKDALKILLRLENRYSNDVFLLQQKAICLIHLKRFREAKIIAQSLLGKDPNNIDTLIIMGTVYENLEAFPMAVPIFKKLIDLQPDEAGFRHRLSFAYSEQNDYRSALDVLEEYIYGRSTHGVDAVPLLVEMIYLNILLDQKPDHDDVVDILGDLFLHSPNERTAAINIVMNHATNIGSEHYVFKDLISTVELMNRGKDPEVNDWLNASYESLNHNLIYYPQKEKTPSYSKVKKEGTPSYNNAQRERNSSYDQAHRDETASTYAADLSTPDEYGSIVISILIGLFFTATYNVVSGFILGFMWYLFAPKIKSLIKTILNFVGCLLLILVVIAFLFGFG; encoded by the coding sequence ATGGCTCAAGACTATTACGATATATTAGAAGTTTCTAAAGATGCTACCCAAGATGATATTAAAAGGGCATATATCAAGGGGCTTAGAAAGTATTCAAATGAAACTCATCCTGAAGAATTTAAACTAATACGAGAAGCTTATGAGGTTCTGTATAATGCAGACAAGCGAGAGAAGTATGATCAAAGATCGCAACAGGATACCTATTATGAGGATCAAATGGAAATAGTATTAAACTATATGGAGCATTCGAATTTTAAAGATGCTCTTAAAATTTTGCTTAGATTGGAAAATCGTTACTCCAACGATGTGTTTTTACTTCAACAGAAAGCCATTTGCTTAATTCATTTAAAACGTTTCCGAGAAGCTAAAATAATAGCTCAATCCTTGCTTGGAAAGGACCCTAATAATATAGATACTCTAATCATAATGGGCACAGTTTATGAAAACTTAGAGGCATTTCCAATGGCGGTACCTATATTCAAGAAATTAATAGATCTTCAGCCAGATGAAGCTGGTTTTCGACATCGTCTATCCTTCGCTTACAGTGAACAGAATGATTACAGATCTGCCCTCGACGTGCTAGAAGAATATATATATGGTCGGTCAACGCACGGCGTGGATGCTGTCCCCTTATTAGTAGAAATGATTTATCTTAATATTCTTCTAGATCAAAAACCAGACCATGATGATGTAGTGGATATATTAGGTGACTTGTTCCTCCATTCACCAAATGAAAGAACAGCTGCTATAAATATTGTAATGAATCATGCAACTAATATTGGCTCAGAGCATTATGTATTCAAGGATCTCATTTCGACAGTTGAGTTAATGAATAGAGGTAAGGACCCTGAAGTAAACGATTGGTTAAATGCCAGTTATGAGAGTCTTAATCATAATTTAATATACTACCCGCAGAAGGAAAAAACGCCTTCATATAGTAAGGTTAAGAAGGAAGGTACCCCTTCGTACAATAATGCTCAAAGGGAAAGGAATTCATCCTATGATCAGGCTCATCGGGATGAGACAGCTTCTACTTATGCCGCTGATTTATCAACTCCTGATGAATATGGCTCTATTGTTATATCTATTCTAATTGGATTGTTTTTTACAGCGACCTATAATGTTGTTTCCGGATTTATCCTTGGGTTTATGTGGTATCTTTTCGCGCCAAAAATCAAGTCTCTTATAAAGACGATATTAAATTTTGTTGGATGTCTCCTTTTAATTTTAGTAGTGATTGCGTTTCTCTTCGGTTTTGGATAA